The window gcatCCTCTGCACCACAAACAACCTTCACTTTGAGTTTACATGAAGTGCCTTTATATATAGTATAGTAGAGCTCACCATCTGCAAGtctaataaattaattattattagtagtagtggtAGTAATAATAAATGGATTAAAGCATCAAGAATGTATAACATGACATTCCTCTGTACAAACTAGACAAATAGAGACAATACATTTAACTATTAGATCTGTTTCAATCTGTCATAATTAATTGCCTAATTGTTTGATTGTATGCTTATGTTTCAATGTAAATGCACATTATTAATACTAAGCTGCAGTCTGGAGCCTTAAAATAAAAGGATGTAGTAATATGCATTATGCAGTTATATGCAATTTGATAACATTTATTAAAAGTAGTATTATTGGTACTATTACTATTGGTAACCAATgttaaatactattaaatttgactgaattcattttttattatatcaattaaaatattttataatttatttgcttttttaattgtttgttttttaagtgggCTATAATGGGGCTTCTCTCTGGAGCTCTAATCTGAAAGCTTGGGCAAAACAGGCATGGCTGAATCAGCTGATAAAacaaattgtttgaaaaaaaaaaaaaaacacaacataactTCTTATTAGATATGTTGAGAAGGTTCAGTGGACATCTTAATCCACCTTCCCCTTCTTATAAAATCATACACTTTTCAAATATGTGTGACAATATAGCACTTAATTTTTGgcaatttttgttattttgtaaatATGACTGTATAAATCTGCAATAAGCAATCTGTCTAGTAATCTGTCGGTCTGGCTTCCTAACAGTTAAGAACAgtaattcatttatttgtcatGTTAAATTGTTTACGTTTTTTGACTGAATCAAAGCTAACAAAACTGGAGGAACTTTTGCTACCATGTTTTTATGCTTATACTGATAATGACAGTTCAAACTTGCATGAGTAGGGCACTATTTGCTGCGTTACCACTGTACTCCAATACAGCACTACTCAGTATACTCTGTTTGGCAGGTCTTATTTATGAACAAAGGGGGAGGGGACAATGCTGATTCCAGCCATCTACATGTAAGATATTTAGCTACGTTTAAGATAAAGTGGTTCATTTTATGACCAAATACAATTATAACTTAACTTCCAATGACACATAGGTGAAGATATATCTGTGCAATTCAATATTTAcctataaacacattttgaatgaataaaaataaagtttaattttATGCTAGATAAGTAAAAAAGTTTATGTAATACTCTTTTCTTTTTATCCAGTTTTTGtaagtaaaaaatattgtcatttttttccccaAGAGTCACAAAACTAGATTCCCTAAATTGATTAATATGTTTGATTGTACTGTACAAATGTATAATTAGTACCACAATCAATTTTAGAAATAATCAAGCCAACATATTTAATGTAGTGCGATGGTAAACTAAACATCTCCATCAGGTCCTTTGAATAAACCTGGTAAATTATCAAGAATAACATTTGTGTGGGTTGACttgggatgtgtgtgtgtgcacttactGTATGCTAAAACGTTTTCAAAATAACCAAGAAGAAAAACTGTTTAGAGTAAATAGAATATGTTATGGGACAAACAGTGATGCTTGTGTCAGTACACTAAACCTTTCTTTTCATTCTGAAGAATGATGGAGGCAGAAATCAGGCAATGACCCTGCCCATTTAATACCCCCTTGAATATTAAGacactatatatataaatataaatatatataaatatatgtatatatatatatatatatatatatatatatatatatatatatatatatatatatatatgaattcatgtgtgtttatgttgtttttgttattcATTTATGTAGATTTCTcttattaatttgttaaaaacatTTTGCTTAAATGCTGAAAGGTGCATTAGAAATAAAGCTaggctatattatttatttccaccAAGAACCAATTACAGAGCCTTACTACATCTACTACATGTACAATTTTAAGAAGTGTTTTAGATATAATACCCGTAACATTATTCATTATCATGCAAATTAAATACACTTATGTGTTCATATGGACAACACTAACATTACAAGAGTTGAGTGAGTCAGACTGACAAACTAATTTTCTTTTGTAAAGCATGTGACACCTTAGTGTAGGCTAGTGATTTAACATTCAAATAGCAGACAAAAAAGACCTAGAATCGACTTGTGTGGAAACACAGATAACTGTTTCGTAGGGAAATGACGTTTGAAATCCGTTGAATTAAATTTCAGAGTCTGTGCTGCCATCTACTGGAAAATGTATAACTTGTCATCCTAACTGAACTTTCGGATGGGTTGGGTGAAGACGAAATTCCTACTTTtgttactgccatctagtggaagcACGGCGGTACAGTGCGCGTGCACGCTAAAGGGGGGCTGGCTTCAGCCGGGCAGTCGGAATTAGGCACAACACTGGTTTCGTGGTCAtgcctaaaaaatctattgctttgtggtctgaggtttgtaattgccagagcaacgcaagagtgcacataatgtatgtacaacaggaccacgcgttggccatgcgatggccaagcgctcgcgtctgcgtacttgtgtgaagtatgtttcggccttaagagctcgagctttaagagctttgtgctcaggctgctctgtccattgagccgtatccatctacagagccatacagctGTATTAGCCGATGTTGTGCCTCCGCCTGtttatttgacgctgctaaaccagatacttcagatgcatcgctagacttcagaatcagatgatccgcggtacaaatgcgtaccaacctgtGTAATTGaaaaccaactgatatactccaagtctagataaacattttaaagcaaagaggaacttgaaGATTGATTTGATAAAgactgataaacaccccccatatgtaacctaacaccccccttttctactaatttgctctcagcgccccctagCATCCTTTGAACACCCCCTGGGGGGCGGTACCACCCCGTTACCAACCTCTGCTCTAGCATTAGTGGCTAgtcgcctcttgaggccaggggagtgaggtttacacaggCTGCACAgccagggggtcaggaattggctggttagcagttccctgttagcacctgctggtagataATGGAACTACACCATCCGATGGCAAAAAGCATATTtctccatagaaaatagctgtgttttacatttacatttacatttatatttattcatttggcagacacttttatccaaggcaacttacaaaagaggaaaacataagctaaacatcttaaggagacagtggcaCAAATAGtgtcatattacaaagtttcactagcatcagaatagtattcaaaacagattaaagtgcaacaagaatgtttttttgttttttttttaattagtgactggttaagtgctcatggaaaagatgtgtttttagtcgttttttgaagacagaaagtgagtcagcttcacagatggtgttgggaaggtcattccaccaacgtttTATGACGAAATAAATTTTTTTCCAAGAAccatttcaattaaaattatttaattacattacagCACATCGTAATCCGCTGATGGATTGTATCTGAAGGGATCTAAAAGcgtgaaattgatttatattttccCTGATCTATTCTCATAGACGAGTGATCATTCACGTGACACCCGATCCCGGATTAACAAAGATGGCTGCCGCTAGTTTTCAGGGGACCCTGGGCAAGCTGAGCacagtcatagagatgaatggggatgctaacggatagctttctccaggtattttatagctccaCGTGCatagcacgtaccagctggcttccGTTACACAGTTATGAATTAAAAACCATGTATGGTCTGTAAGACAGTTTAAATTGGTCAAGTGCTCTAAATAGTGGACATAAGATAAACTAAGAGTTTGAAAAGGATAGAGAGAGACATCAAGGATGACTATAAGatacattttgagtaaataaatTCTTAAGGCGATCCTTTAAACTCCTCTTTGTGATTAAAATGGGTAAAATTTCACTTCTGTAAAGTATGCATAAAAAGAtgagcctatatatatatatatatatatatatatatatatatatatatatatatatatatatatatatatatatattctgtactCTGGTAAatgaagtgttaccaaaaaccTCTTCAGGTGCTTACTGATTTTCTGGTGTTGCTAGCTATGATTTTTTGCTTTCTTTACTATTTGAGTTGGCCACATGATTTAGGCTACTACAGATTACTAGGATTCAAGAGTTAGTATGTTTCTGTGTGATAAGGCCTTTGAATTCTCAGTTAGAACTGAATCACAGTGTGGAGATGCTGTTGACATTTTATGGACCGCCAGTAGATGGCCTTTGTAACGGGAACTTGCATGAAGAGGGCTGGGTCTAGAAGGTAGGCCTACATAATCCAAAATCTCGCGAGAGTCTCATTCGCTGTTACTTAGGTTAAGGTTAGAATTACATTTAGGGGTATTTAGATATTAAGGAGTTTTAGGGGTAGgtgcggtttttttttttttattttgactccaaataaacacagtaaacagTATGTGAACGTCACACATGTCTCTCGCGAGACCATTTGCAATCGtagggttaccttctagacatcATACGTCATTATAATGCGACGGATAGTGGTGGAAGGACCGATGTCCACGCTGATGACTCGAATAGCTGCTGATATTTGGTTCGCGGGCACGAAAATTAATTACTTATCTAAATCCAAACATAAATCAAAACAGTACATTTCTGCAGCAGTGAGTTAACATAAAGAACAACGGCGCACAAATCAAACACCTTTGACGATGTCTGTAACCGAAATGTTTAGCTACATCCAAGGCTTTTTAAGTGCTGACCAAGATATTCGAGAGGTAAATTGGCTTTTTAAAATCGGTATGCAATCTTGTCGTTTGAAATGTCACGTACTGCTGCTATTGCAAAACTTAAGCTATGTAAAACACTGCTCATTTCCAACAATAACATCAGAGAACATTGAATTATACATAAAGTGCAACAGATTGCACCGTCTTGATAGAAACTTCTCCTCATCTTTTTTTCTTGCTTGCTTTCTAAATTATATGAGTTCTTGGCTGATTCATCTTTTTGTTCTTTTAGGACATAAGAAAAGTAGTCCAGGTCCTGGAGCAGACGGCGAGAGAGATCCTAACTGTTCTTCAAAGTGTCCACCAACCTACTGGATTCAAAGACAGTAAGACAAGTTGCAATACTTACCCTGTGTTATTGATCTACAAGATCTTTATAAGTCTTTATAACGAGTTCTTATTCCCTATTCCAGTTCCTTGCAAATGCCTGAAGGCCAGAGAACTGTTCTGCACTGTTAGAACTCACACTGGAGAGCTGAAAACAAAGTTCCCTGTGGAACAGTACTATCGGTTAGTGCACATATCACATGagcgattttatttatttattgtacttTTTCCCAATGATGGTTGTGTTTCTAGCCCCCAAAATTGGCCTTTCACCTTTCCTTAGGTATCACGAGCATTGGAGATTTGTTCTTCAGCGTCTTGCCTTTCTTGCAGCGTTTGTGGTATATTTGGAAAGCGAGTCCTTGGTCACACGCGAGGAAGTGGCAAACATACTTGCCAGTAATGTATTGTGCTTGTCTGAAGTGTAAATTTAAACATTGTGTAAAACTACCATAGATTAATATTACCCCCTTATTTTGCAGTTGAAGTTGACAGAGAAAAAGGCTTTCATTTGGATGTTGAAGACTACCTAGCTGGAGTTCTTATTTTGGCCAGTGAGCTGGTAAGAGTTTTGCACTGTGTTTCAATTTAACTTTGCTCAAAATAATTCAGACAGCCAGACTGTTGCACACTTTTGTGATATTTTCGCAAATATTGCAGATGTGCATTTACACATTCCCTCATTCAGGTCCCTCCAACCTTCTCCTGAAACAAATCGTACAGATTAAATTGTATTTCTGTGAATGATATTTACAGTCCTCCAAAAAAAATGCAGGTTGCAAAATGCCATAATACTTAATACGTAATGCCAATTTTTATGTGGATTTCATTTAGGTCTGTTTCGTTTTAAAGGAATGGTttccccaaaaatggaaattgtcattatttactaacccgtATAAcgatccaaacccatatggctttcatTTTTATACGGAACAcacagatgttttaatgaatgtcCCAGATCCATCTTCTCAATACAATGAAAAGTGGATAGTGTGtaaaaagtgttattttttttctgttaaaatatttttttctatcccaCTGTAATATGTAGGGACAATTATAAGGtagccattcgtaggttaattttctcaaactttaaacactgtctctgtggtgctataaaattcCTGTTTGAGCGGCCATCCAGCCCGATTGCAGCAACGTTGACAACCAGTGGTATAAGTTTGGGGTGccactatctgtttgttcatatTCAGAAAGCAGTTTGAAAACAAAGATCATTTTGCAGTTCTGTTCTTTGGTGCAATTGGCACAGAAATTAGACACTAGTTTGTAAAGCTTAAAaatggacccaaaagtatcatacaaGTGGTCAGTGTGATTTGtgcatattccaagtcttctgaaggaatGAAAAGTTTCTAATATTGTTCCTATGTTAATCATTTTTTAATACCTGTGCCATTTCTAGACAAAGATTtttactaataattttttttaagtctctCACTGATACAAGAAATCATGTCAAGAGTGGAAAATAGCTAAACAAAATTGCTAATCTCAGTGGAGTAAACTAAATGgaactaaaaggaatagttcacccaaaaatgaaaattctcataatttactcaccttcatgccatccaatctgctgaacacaaacggagatatttagaagaatatctcagttctgtaggtccatacaatacaagtgaatgagtaccaaaattttgaagctccaaaattcacataagggcaacataaaagtactccagatgactccagtggttaaatccatgtcttaagcgatatgataggtgtgggtgagaagcagatcaaaatgcaagtcctttttttttttttttttttttttttttactataaattctcctccctgctcagtcaatcttcacttcagtttcactttcctaTTCttatgtttttgatgattcacattcttcacgcatatcgccccctactgggcaaagaggagaatttatgataaaaaatgacttaaatattgatctgtttcacaccc is drawn from Myxocyprinus asiaticus isolate MX2 ecotype Aquarium Trade chromosome 11, UBuf_Myxa_2, whole genome shotgun sequence and contains these coding sequences:
- the LOC127448314 gene encoding translin-like, translating into MSVTEMFSYIQGFLSADQDIREDIRKVVQVLEQTAREILTVLQSVHQPTGFKDIPCKCLKARELFCTVRTHTGELKTKFPVEQYYRYHEHWRFVLQRLAFLAAFVVYLESESLVTREEVANILAIEVDREKGFHLDVEDYLAGVLILASELSRLAVNSVTAGDYGRPLRISNFINELDSGFRLLNLKNDPLRKRYDGLKYDVKKIEEVVYDLSIRGLAKEQETEGDK